The following are encoded in a window of Vicugna pacos chromosome 2, VicPac4, whole genome shotgun sequence genomic DNA:
- the FGFBP1 gene encoding fibroblast growth factor-binding protein 1: protein MRVQSLTLLSLLLLAALVLSVEAEKERKKRHGSKASTDKLHAPGKPQMEPRSQPSQHLTKGKFVTQDHANCRWVVTEQEEGIALKVECTRQDNKFSCFFTGNPTSCLESNQKNVYWKQIGRNLRSQKIICGDSKSVLKTRVCRKKFPESNLKLVNSTLIRNQKSSQKLMKPSTKEQSEVEKTTLSSPAKTQTMATNYSKCVEDPDLVNQRKTALDYCGESWSFFCNFFISMIQGSSC from the coding sequence ATGAGGGTCCAGAGCCtcacccttctctccctcctccttctggcTGCCCTGGTGCTCTCGGTGGAGGccgaaaaagaaagaaagaaacgacATGGTAGCAAAGCCAGCACAGATAAATTGCATGCTCCGGGTAAGCCCCAGATGGAGCCGAGAAGCCAGCCATCCCAGCACCTGACCAAAGGCAAGTTTGTTACCCAAGACCACGCCAACTGCAGATGGGTGGTGACTGAGCAGGAGGAGGGCATTGCCCTGAAGGTCGAGTGCACTCGGCAGGACAAtaagttttcctgtttcttcactGGCAATCCAACCTCATGCCTTGAGTCAAACCAAAAGAACGTCTATTGGAAACAAATTGGCCGGAACCTACGCTCTCAAAAGATCATCTGTGGGGACTCCAAGAGCGTCCTGAAGACCAGGGTGTGCAGAAAGAAGTTTCCAGAATCCAATCTCAAGCTGGTGAACTCCACTCTGATTAGAAACCAGAAATCCAGCCAGAAGTTAATGAAGCCTTCTACCAAAGAGCAGAGTGAGGTCGAAAAGACCACCCTTTCCAGCCCAGCAAAGACTCAGACCATGGCCACCAATTACTCCAAGTGTGTGGAGGACCCAGACTTGGTAAACCAGAGGAAGACAGCCTTAGACtactgtggggagtcctggagcTTTTTCTGCAATTTCTTCATCTCCATGATACAGGGCAGTTCATGTTAA